Proteins encoded by one window of Sulfurospirillum barnesii SES-3:
- a CDS encoding dihydroneopterin aldolase, translating to MHIHIQDLSFETIVGILEEERHTPQKVVLHVKIDYTYTENNFIDYAKVASFLESTMQEMAYFLLEDALNDLMQKLKILYPQMDKIKLKILKPSILPNAIVGVSQSLCFKKN from the coding sequence ATGCATATTCACATTCAAGATTTAAGTTTTGAGACGATTGTTGGTATTCTTGAAGAAGAACGCCACACGCCTCAAAAAGTTGTTTTACATGTAAAGATTGATTATACATATACGGAAAATAATTTTATTGATTATGCTAAAGTTGCCTCTTTCTTAGAATCTACGATGCAAGAGATGGCCTACTTTTTACTTGAAGATGCCTTAAATGATTTAATGCAAAAATTAAAAATTCTATACCCTCAAATGGATAAAATCAAACTCAAAATTTTAAAACCATCCATTTTACCAAATGCGATAGTTGGGGTTTCACAAAGCCTTTGCTTCAAAAAAAATTAA
- a CDS encoding YfhL family 4Fe-4S dicluster ferredoxin, whose protein sequence is MSLMITEECIACDACRDECPNGAIEESDPIYIIDPDICTECVGHYDEPACISVCPVECIIPDPDNIESVEELKLKYEQLNSDN, encoded by the coding sequence ATGTCTTTAATGATTACGGAAGAATGTATTGCGTGCGATGCCTGTCGTGATGAATGCCCTAATGGTGCAATAGAAGAATCTGATCCTATTTATATTATTGATCCAGACATTTGCACAGAATGTGTAGGACACTATGATGAGCCTGCGTGTATTTCAGTCTGTCCTGTTGAATGTATTATCCCTGATCCTGATAATATAGAAAGCGTTGAAGAACTTAAACTCAAATACGAACAACTCAACAGTGACAATTAA
- the ndk gene encoding nucleoside-diphosphate kinase has translation MESTLSIIKPDAVAKNVIGKIVDRFESNGLRIAAMKKVQLSQADAEAFYAVHASRPFFGDLVKFMISGPVVVMVLEGENAVLKNRDLMGATNPREAAKGTIRADFADSIDANAVHGSDSLENAKIEIDFFFARREIN, from the coding sequence GTGGAAAGCACATTATCCATTATTAAACCAGATGCTGTAGCAAAAAATGTTATTGGTAAAATTGTTGATAGATTTGAGTCAAATGGCTTAAGAATTGCCGCAATGAAAAAAGTACAATTAAGCCAAGCAGATGCAGAAGCTTTTTACGCTGTCCATGCAAGCAGACCATTTTTTGGTGATTTGGTTAAATTTATGATTAGCGGACCTGTTGTGGTTATGGTACTTGAAGGCGAAAATGCTGTTTTGAAAAACCGTGATCTTATGGGTGCAACCAATCCAAGAGAGGCTGCAAAAGGTACCATTAGAGCAGATTTTGCTGATAGTATTGATGCAAATGCTGTTCATGGTAGTGATAGTTTAGAAAATGCAAAAATCGAAATTGATTTCTTTTTTGCACGAAGAGAGATTAACTAA
- a CDS encoding prephenate dehydrogenase, protein MIVGIVGLGLMGGSLGLALQHTKLVSKVVGFDHNLSHCEEALRLTLVHEIVSFAEMKTCDVIFLAIPVGGIIKALQELQDVSAHTTIIDLGSTKAEIVACVPEKIRYNFIATHPMTGTEKFGPSAAIQNLYHDKVVVLCDTDHSGDLHKNRAIQIFSHIGMKIVFMDPTSHDAHAAFISHLPHVLSYALANSVMGQEDPKSILLLAAGGFKDMSRIAKSSPQMWSDIFRQNRDNVLKSIEIFERELHKSRKMIEEEDWEGLEAWMSKATTLHKIL, encoded by the coding sequence ATGATTGTGGGAATTGTTGGATTAGGATTAATGGGTGGCTCTTTAGGATTAGCACTTCAACATACCAAGTTGGTTTCAAAAGTTGTTGGCTTTGATCACAACCTTAGTCATTGTGAAGAGGCGTTACGATTGACTCTTGTGCACGAAATTGTATCGTTTGCTGAAATGAAAACATGCGATGTTATTTTTTTGGCTATCCCTGTTGGAGGAATTATTAAAGCATTGCAAGAGCTCCAAGATGTATCAGCGCATACAACGATTATTGATTTAGGAAGTACAAAAGCTGAAATTGTGGCATGTGTTCCTGAAAAAATCCGATACAATTTTATTGCAACGCATCCCATGACTGGAACAGAAAAATTTGGGCCAAGTGCCGCCATTCAAAATCTTTACCATGATAAAGTAGTTGTTTTGTGTGATACAGATCATAGCGGTGATTTGCATAAGAACAGAGCCATTCAGATTTTTTCACATATTGGAATGAAAATTGTTTTTATGGATCCTACCTCCCACGATGCACATGCTGCATTTATCTCCCACCTTCCCCATGTCCTAAGCTATGCTCTTGCCAATAGCGTTATGGGACAAGAAGATCCTAAAAGTATTTTACTGCTTGCTGCAGGTGGTTTTAAAGATATGAGTAGGATTGCAAAAAGTTCACCACAAATGTGGTCGGACATTTTTAGACAAAACAGAGATAATGTATTAAAATCAATTGAAATATTTGAGCGAGAATTGCATAAATCAAGGAAAATGATAGAAGAAGAAGATTGGGAAGGTCTTGAAGCGTGGATGAGCAAAGCCACGACCTTGCATAAAATCCTCTAA
- a CDS encoding Ppx/GppA phosphatase family protein, with amino-acid sequence MSKRTAIIDIGSNSARMAIFEKSSRFAFHLINETKGRVRIGEGAYNFGGVLQEPALKRAFNTLEEFNAILKSYACTKVICIATSALRDAPNASVLLNKIRNELNINIKIIDGKTEAYYGAVGALNYLKEIQEAVTIDIGGGSTELAKIENGKIVDTISLNIGTVRLKELFFDKKKSIEHVYAFISEIIETIPEHFTCKTMIGIGGTLRSLSKIIMEKMDYPLTTVHGFEYTLSEHMALIHNIVNADVLNLKTLGVRKDRYDTMREGCAIFEAIAQKFKATSIITSGAGIREGAYLCDLLRSHHHKFPSNFKLSLKSLKDRFSFTEKSNLSMKRLAGELFETLTPLHGISSSYTYELGMACELYNIGINLGFYQNQLHSFYFVLNNLNYGFSHQQKILIAMLIKYQTNKLPTEEDMLTYKTLLPDLRTLHWLSFLLSLTKTLCNDLSQGKISLSYQNHTLTIETEKKLFLAREQIKQLLKPASFAIIIK; translated from the coding sequence ATGTCCAAACGTACGGCTATTATTGATATAGGCTCCAACTCAGCACGAATGGCAATCTTTGAAAAAAGTAGCCGTTTTGCTTTTCATTTAATTAACGAAACAAAAGGTCGAGTACGAATTGGGGAGGGAGCTTATAACTTCGGTGGTGTCTTGCAAGAACCTGCCCTTAAGAGAGCTTTTAATACCTTAGAAGAATTTAATGCAATTTTGAAAAGCTATGCGTGTACTAAAGTGATTTGTATTGCGACATCAGCCCTGAGAGATGCTCCTAATGCATCTGTTCTTTTAAACAAAATTCGCAACGAACTTAATATCAATATTAAAATTATTGACGGTAAAACCGAGGCATATTATGGTGCTGTAGGAGCTCTGAATTACCTTAAAGAAATTCAAGAAGCGGTTACCATTGATATTGGTGGTGGCTCAACAGAACTTGCAAAAATTGAAAACGGCAAAATTGTAGATACCATTTCTTTAAATATTGGAACCGTTCGGCTTAAAGAGCTTTTCTTTGATAAAAAGAAATCTATTGAACACGTCTACGCTTTCATTTCAGAAATTATTGAAACTATTCCTGAACACTTTACATGTAAAACAATGATAGGCATTGGCGGAACCCTGCGTTCACTCTCAAAAATTATTATGGAAAAAATGGATTATCCCCTGACAACAGTTCATGGCTTTGAATATACCCTTTCAGAGCATATGGCATTGATTCATAATATTGTTAATGCTGATGTTCTGAATCTAAAAACATTGGGTGTGCGTAAAGACCGTTATGACACCATGAGAGAAGGGTGTGCAATTTTTGAAGCTATTGCTCAAAAATTTAAAGCAACTTCAATCATCACCAGTGGAGCAGGAATTCGTGAGGGTGCTTATCTATGTGATCTCTTGCGTTCTCATCATCATAAATTTCCATCCAATTTTAAATTAAGCCTAAAAAGCCTAAAAGATAGATTTTCTTTTACAGAAAAAAGTAACCTATCCATGAAGCGTCTAGCAGGTGAACTTTTTGAGACCTTAACCCCATTGCATGGCATATCAAGTTCGTATACCTATGAGCTAGGTATGGCGTGTGAATTGTATAATATTGGTATAAACTTAGGCTTCTATCAAAATCAACTGCACAGCTTCTATTTTGTATTAAATAATCTTAATTATGGTTTTTCACATCAACAGAAGATACTGATTGCTATGTTAATAAAATACCAAACTAACAAACTTCCTACAGAAGAAGATATGCTCACCTATAAAACACTTTTGCCAGATTTAAGAACCTTACATTGGCTTAGTTTTTTGCTTTCATTAACCAAAACACTTTGTAATGACCTCTCACAAGGCAAAATAAGCCTTAGTTATCAAAATCATACCCTTACCATAGAAACAGAAAAAAAGCTTTTTCTTGCACGCGAACAAATTAAACAACTTCTAAAACCTGCTTCTTTTGCCATTATTATCAAATAA
- a CDS encoding sensor histidine kinase, whose protein sequence is MLSQKSIRDSFILQLVSASATLIVIFSVILYNYIKISIFEDITQELTKQAQIIASARTSSVEHMGINIFNPSLSSINNPSEIQVTIAIRVNQGNTISFEHSERNKQKFLSIYYPLEKRPHHFVSITKNISNTDILLDKIFTNVLIINLTAIFLILFYALFLSRMLVLPIRSLTNKLASMNENFLQIIDTQKLPDEFQPLGASINKLVERIQIFVNSQKELFIGAAHELKTPLAVMKTKNEVALIKLRDTEKYIETLKSNNQTINDMNKMIGNILEIGRQEGAQFEKPIEIDLVKFLREQINNYTILAKMEEKEIVARIAPKYYKVITQPTLLVHILQNFVQNAIKFTPKHGKITIQAHLNDEGLFIYIMDEGTGIDESKDLFAPFKRYGNQTGAGLGLFLAKNAADALGAKITLKNREDAQGTIATLFLPSRKHSL, encoded by the coding sequence TTGCTTTCCCAAAAAAGTATAAGAGATAGTTTTATTTTACAATTGGTGTCTGCTTCGGCGACACTGATTGTAATTTTCTCCGTTATCCTCTACAATTACATCAAAATTTCTATTTTTGAAGATATTACGCAAGAGCTGACAAAACAAGCTCAGATTATAGCTTCAGCTCGCACGAGTTCTGTTGAGCATATGGGTATTAACATTTTCAACCCTTCTCTTAGCTCCATTAATAATCCATCTGAAATTCAAGTCACCATTGCGATTCGAGTCAATCAAGGCAATACCATCTCTTTTGAGCACAGCGAAAGAAACAAACAAAAATTCCTGAGTATTTATTATCCTTTGGAAAAACGTCCGCATCACTTTGTTTCCATCACTAAAAATATTTCTAATACCGATATTTTACTGGACAAAATTTTTACTAATGTTCTTATTATTAACTTAACAGCTATTTTTTTAATTCTTTTTTACGCACTATTTCTCTCACGTATGCTAGTACTTCCTATTCGTTCACTCACCAATAAGCTTGCTAGTATGAATGAAAACTTTTTGCAAATCATTGATACACAAAAACTTCCTGATGAATTCCAACCACTGGGTGCAAGTATTAATAAATTGGTTGAACGTATACAAATCTTTGTCAACTCTCAAAAAGAACTTTTCATTGGTGCTGCACATGAACTTAAAACACCTCTAGCCGTTATGAAAACAAAGAATGAAGTTGCCCTTATAAAACTTCGTGACACTGAAAAGTATATTGAAACGCTTAAAAGTAATAACCAAACGATTAATGATATGAACAAGATGATTGGCAATATCCTCGAAATTGGGCGCCAAGAAGGAGCACAATTTGAAAAGCCTATTGAAATTGATTTGGTTAAATTTCTAAGGGAACAAATTAATAACTACACGATTTTAGCCAAAATGGAAGAAAAAGAGATTGTCGCACGAATCGCACCTAAGTATTATAAAGTTATCACTCAACCTACCTTATTGGTACATATTTTACAAAATTTTGTTCAAAATGCTATTAAATTTACACCTAAACATGGCAAAATCACCATTCAAGCGCATTTAAATGATGAGGGACTTTTTATTTATATTATGGATGAGGGAACAGGAATTGATGAAAGTAAAGACCTCTTTGCGCCCTTTAAACGCTATGGAAATCAAACGGGTGCTGGGCTTGGACTTTTCCTTGCCAAAAATGCCGCTGATGCCCTTGGAGCAAAAATAACCCTCAAAAATAGAGAAGATGCACAAGGTACCATTGCCACCCTCTTCCTACCGTCTCGAAAACACTCTCTTTAA
- the rpmF gene encoding 50S ribosomal protein L32, with product MAVPKRRVSKTRAAKRRTHYKVTLPMPVKDSDGTWKMPHRVNKTTGEYKN from the coding sequence ATGGCAGTACCTAAGAGACGTGTCAGCAAAACAAGAGCTGCAAAAAGAAGAACTCACTACAAAGTGACCCTTCCAATGCCTGTAAAAGATAGTGATGGAACATGGAAGATGCCTCACAGAGTGAACAAAACAACAGGCGAATATAAAAATTAA
- the plsX gene encoding phosphate acyltransferase PlsX, whose protein sequence is MLSIAIDAMGGDFGPAPIVEGTLHALKERSFKAILVGDVTVLKPLIPSEFLDRISFIESTDILDMHEAATNALKRKETSIYKAVDLVKDKVADAVVSMGHSGATMSLATLRIGRLKGVLRPAIATIMPTAVHGKVSLVLDVGANVDCKAEHLAQFAVMGEAYVKDILKVGNPKVGLLSNGEEESKGNEITKEAFGFLKQLKSFVGNVEGNNIFDGSVDVIVCDGFVGNILLKTSEGVAESITKIIKQNVRRSPLAIAGAVLMRKVFTVLKKQVDYAEYGGAPLIGINGCAIIGHGKSNAKAVKNAIFQAINFSSSNINADIESKLAQLEL, encoded by the coding sequence ATGCTAAGCATAGCAATTGATGCAATGGGCGGAGACTTTGGTCCCGCTCCAATTGTCGAGGGAACGCTCCATGCGTTAAAAGAACGTTCTTTTAAAGCGATTCTTGTTGGGGATGTTACAGTTCTTAAACCTCTTATTCCTTCAGAGTTTTTAGACAGAATCTCTTTTATTGAATCAACCGATATTTTAGATATGCATGAAGCTGCAACCAATGCGCTCAAACGTAAAGAAACATCTATCTATAAAGCTGTTGATTTAGTAAAAGATAAAGTAGCCGATGCTGTTGTCTCTATGGGACATAGTGGTGCTACGATGAGTTTAGCAACCCTTCGTATTGGAAGACTCAAAGGTGTTTTACGTCCTGCTATTGCTACGATTATGCCTACAGCAGTTCATGGAAAAGTAAGCCTTGTTTTAGATGTGGGTGCTAATGTAGATTGTAAAGCAGAGCATTTAGCGCAGTTTGCAGTTATGGGCGAAGCATACGTGAAAGATATTTTAAAAGTAGGTAATCCTAAAGTAGGACTTCTCTCAAACGGTGAAGAAGAGAGCAAAGGGAATGAAATTACCAAAGAGGCTTTTGGCTTCCTCAAACAACTTAAAAGTTTTGTAGGTAATGTTGAGGGTAATAATATTTTTGATGGCTCAGTTGATGTTATTGTTTGTGATGGTTTTGTAGGTAATATTTTGCTTAAAACAAGTGAAGGTGTAGCAGAATCTATCACAAAAATTATCAAACAAAATGTCAGGCGCTCACCCCTAGCCATTGCAGGTGCTGTTTTAATGCGAAAAGTTTTTACGGTGCTTAAAAAGCAAGTTGATTATGCTGAATACGGTGGAGCTCCACTGATTGGTATTAATGGCTGTGCTATTATTGGGCATGGCAAAAGCAATGCTAAAGCAGTAAAAAATGCAATTTTTCAAGCCATTAATTTTTCAAGTTCAAATATTAATGCTGATATTGAATCTAAACTTGCACAACTAGAGTTATAA
- the bamA gene encoding outer membrane protein assembly factor BamA yields MKKITALSLIVATSLYAVPLKSLQFDGLIRLSPEMASEMIDIKAGDSVDMEKINKAIKTLYKQNYFEDVWVEEVGEGNLVVHVKEKPVIAKVDFTGVSENDVEDMNKIVGVKKGEVYDPERAELAKEKIVKFYEDKGYFDTVVEIKTNPLNEKLSTSLDFVINRGENIVIKKVALCGTKALDYDDVEPNIANKSEEWLPWMWGFNDGKLRVNDLEHDSARIKDTYMQKGYLDCEVSQPFLKTYFDSYTADLVYSVNEGEQYKVGEIAIEIPEGFIDSQETIKEMFLQNGKVFNIAKLRKDMALIETKVADLGYAFVKVVPDVKNDKTTHLAHITYRVIPGEKVYINSVRIAGNSRTIDRVVRREVYLADGELYSRTDVADTKSALKRTGYFEDVEIKEERLSKNSMDLVINVKEASTGSIGGGIGYGSSDGLLLSANFSDGNIFGSGLRAGIDIERSDSELNGGISLSNPRLFDSVYSLSGRIYAADNDYDYYDEKRYGISVVLGRKIARHWGVSLGYIIEQNKLSNLDSELTPYKGELWTDETTIKSSFVPGISFNNTDDYYLPRKGISASSTLELAGFGGDEKFASSVNKFAYYYGLQDLIDYDLIFRYKSQFKYLAIKDSDEKYSFGEKYYMGGVRTVRGYESNSLSPKIPGTDVLVGGNTMFINTVELSFPLVERLKMRGALFFDYGMIGEDNLNIKRGGTGVALEWISPLGPIGLIFAQPVMDKSGDDKASFEFTIGQKF; encoded by the coding sequence ATGAAAAAAATAACTGCTCTGTCTCTCATTGTTGCAACATCTTTGTATGCAGTACCGTTAAAAAGTCTTCAGTTTGATGGCCTCATTCGTCTCTCTCCTGAAATGGCTTCAGAAATGATCGACATAAAAGCAGGTGATTCTGTTGATATGGAAAAAATCAATAAAGCCATTAAAACGCTTTATAAACAAAATTATTTTGAGGATGTGTGGGTTGAAGAGGTGGGCGAGGGTAATTTGGTCGTTCACGTGAAAGAAAAACCTGTTATTGCAAAAGTTGATTTTACAGGTGTCAGTGAAAACGATGTTGAGGATATGAACAAAATTGTAGGTGTTAAAAAAGGGGAAGTATACGATCCTGAAAGAGCTGAACTTGCTAAAGAAAAAATTGTAAAATTTTATGAAGACAAAGGTTATTTTGATACGGTTGTTGAAATTAAAACGAATCCTTTGAATGAAAAGCTTTCTACATCACTTGATTTTGTGATTAATCGTGGTGAAAATATTGTGATTAAAAAGGTTGCTTTGTGTGGAACAAAAGCCTTGGATTATGATGATGTTGAGCCCAATATTGCCAATAAATCTGAAGAGTGGCTTCCATGGATGTGGGGCTTTAATGATGGCAAGCTCAGAGTGAATGATTTGGAACATGACTCTGCACGTATTAAAGATACTTATATGCAAAAAGGGTATCTTGATTGTGAAGTCAGCCAACCCTTCTTAAAAACTTATTTTGATAGTTATACGGCTGATTTGGTTTACAGTGTTAATGAGGGTGAACAGTACAAAGTGGGTGAAATTGCCATTGAAATCCCTGAGGGATTCATTGATTCACAAGAAACGATTAAAGAGATGTTCTTACAAAATGGCAAGGTCTTTAATATAGCAAAGCTGCGTAAAGATATGGCATTGATTGAAACAAAAGTCGCTGATTTGGGCTATGCGTTTGTAAAAGTCGTTCCTGATGTTAAAAATGATAAAACCACACATCTTGCTCATATAACCTATCGTGTCATTCCTGGCGAAAAAGTTTATATCAATAGTGTACGTATCGCAGGAAATAGTCGCACAATTGATCGAGTTGTAAGACGTGAAGTCTATTTGGCAGACGGTGAGTTATACAGCAGAACCGATGTGGCAGATACGAAAAGTGCTTTAAAGAGAACAGGTTATTTTGAAGATGTTGAGATTAAAGAGGAGCGCTTAAGTAAGAACTCTATGGATTTAGTGATCAATGTTAAAGAAGCATCCACAGGCTCTATTGGTGGTGGTATTGGTTATGGCTCTTCCGATGGACTTCTTTTGAGTGCTAACTTCTCTGATGGTAATATTTTTGGATCAGGGCTAAGAGCAGGTATTGATATTGAGCGAAGTGATAGCGAGTTAAATGGAGGCATCTCACTTTCAAATCCTCGTTTGTTTGATTCAGTCTATAGTTTAAGTGGTAGAATTTATGCTGCAGACAATGATTATGACTACTACGATGAGAAACGATACGGTATTAGCGTGGTGTTGGGTCGTAAAATCGCACGGCATTGGGGTGTTTCGCTAGGCTATATTATTGAGCAAAACAAACTATCAAATCTTGATAGCGAATTAACACCGTATAAAGGTGAATTGTGGACCGATGAAACAACCATTAAAAGTTCTTTTGTTCCAGGTATCTCTTTTAACAACACGGATGATTATTATTTACCACGCAAGGGTATTTCGGCAAGCAGTACACTGGAGCTTGCAGGTTTTGGTGGTGATGAAAAGTTTGCAAGCAGTGTTAATAAATTTGCCTACTATTATGGTTTACAAGACTTAATTGATTACGATTTGATTTTCCGTTATAAGTCACAATTTAAATACCTTGCCATTAAAGATTCTGATGAAAAATATTCGTTTGGTGAAAAATATTACATGGGAGGTGTTCGAACGGTCCGTGGGTATGAATCAAACTCTCTTTCTCCAAAAATTCCAGGAACAGATGTGTTAGTTGGTGGTAATACGATGTTTATCAATACGGTAGAGCTTAGTTTTCCGTTGGTTGAACGTCTTAAGATGCGTGGTGCACTTTTCTTTGATTACGGTATGATTGGTGAAGATAACCTTAACATCAAACGTGGTGGTACGGGTGTTGCACTGGAATGGATCTCTCCATTAGGACCTATTGGTCTTATCTTTGCACAACCTGTTATGGATAAAAGTGGCGATGATAAAGCATCGTTTGAATTTACTATTGGACAAAAGTTTTAA
- a CDS encoding beta-ketoacyl-ACP synthase III, with the protein MYASLKSIGAYAPSRILSNFHLEEMVETSDEWIEKRTGIKERRIASAEEATSDLGVQAALKAIERAGIAKEEIDLIICATLSPDYLCMPSTACVIAGKLDINNVMAFDISAACSGFVYMLSMAKAFIESGMKKNILLIGAEKISSMIDYTDRGTCILFGDGAGAAIIGATENKNEAILDIHASADGRYGDLLITPGCGSKYPCSQETLDNKLNYIKMQGNEVYKVAVKTLTNDVIDILEKNNIDASQVDHFIPHQANFRIIEAVRAKLNFPIEKTVLTVAKYGNTSAASIPMAINDAYEEGRIKKGDLMLLDTFGGGFTWASALVRFGGQ; encoded by the coding sequence GTGTACGCATCTTTAAAATCAATTGGAGCCTATGCTCCTTCTCGTATTTTAAGTAATTTTCATCTTGAAGAGATGGTAGAAACCAGTGATGAGTGGATAGAAAAACGTACAGGTATTAAAGAAAGACGTATTGCATCAGCAGAAGAAGCTACCAGTGATTTAGGTGTACAAGCAGCTTTAAAGGCCATTGAACGTGCTGGCATTGCAAAAGAAGAGATAGATTTAATTATTTGTGCGACACTTTCTCCTGATTATTTGTGTATGCCATCAACCGCATGTGTGATTGCTGGAAAGTTAGACATTAACAATGTCATGGCTTTTGACATCAGTGCTGCATGTAGTGGGTTTGTTTATATGCTCTCCATGGCAAAAGCCTTTATTGAATCTGGAATGAAAAAAAATATTTTGCTTATCGGTGCTGAAAAAATCAGTAGCATGATTGACTATACCGATAGGGGTACGTGTATTCTTTTTGGCGATGGTGCAGGAGCGGCGATTATTGGTGCGACTGAAAATAAAAACGAAGCTATTTTAGATATTCATGCCTCAGCCGATGGTCGTTATGGCGATCTTCTCATCACTCCAGGCTGTGGTTCCAAATATCCATGTTCCCAAGAGACACTGGATAATAAACTTAATTACATCAAAATGCAAGGCAATGAAGTGTACAAAGTGGCTGTGAAAACTTTGACCAATGATGTGATTGATATTTTAGAAAAAAATAACATTGATGCTTCACAAGTCGATCATTTTATCCCGCATCAAGCCAATTTTAGAATCATTGAAGCAGTACGTGCAAAACTAAATTTCCCTATCGAAAAAACCGTTTTAACGGTTGCAAAATATGGCAATACTTCAGCAGCTTCTATTCCAATGGCCATCAATGATGCGTATGAAGAAGGACGTATCAAGAAAGGTGATCTGATGCTCTTAGATACCTTTGGTGGCGGGTTTACCTGGGCCAGTGCTCTTGTACGTTTTGGTGGTCAGTAA
- a CDS encoding DNA-binding protein has product MQIEFKKIPSSGIHFETSLDEIKFSGEAVKTGKILVKCKGVIEGTLLHTCDRCGESFVLTVNENVEVFASDGLYEDKEGEELLNVIEFFDSFIEVDTLLQSEIEAFKSDYHYCGQCEQL; this is encoded by the coding sequence ATGCAGATTGAATTCAAAAAAATTCCTAGCAGTGGAATTCATTTTGAAACATCTTTGGATGAAATTAAATTTTCTGGTGAAGCTGTAAAAACAGGCAAAATATTGGTCAAATGCAAGGGTGTCATCGAAGGAACACTTCTACACACTTGTGATCGATGTGGTGAAAGTTTTGTATTAACCGTGAATGAAAATGTTGAAGTTTTTGCCAGTGATGGTCTTTATGAAGACAAAGAAGGTGAAGAACTTTTAAATGTTATAGAGTTTTTTGATAGCTTTATTGAAGTGGATACCCTACTTCAAAGTGAAATTGAAGCTTTCAAAAGCGACTACCACTATTGTGGACAATGCGAACAACTATAA
- a CDS encoding DUF362 domain-containing protein: MAVKITDICIACGACIDECPVEAIVDDSDNPTGADIYYVYADKCVECVGHHDAPACAEACPTEGCIVWDAPYAGQPSRDDIGADMRKGTTPCAE, from the coding sequence ATGGCAGTAAAAATTACAGATATTTGTATCGCATGTGGCGCCTGTATCGATGAGTGTCCTGTTGAAGCAATTGTGGATGATAGTGATAACCCAACAGGTGCAGACATTTATTATGTATATGCAGATAAATGTGTTGAGTGTGTAGGTCATCATGATGCACCAGCGTGTGCAGAAGCCTGTCCAACAGAGGGTTGTATTGTATGGGATGCTCCATATGCTGGTCAACCAAGCCGCGATGATATTGGTGCAGACATGAGAAAAGGCACAACCCCTTGTGCTGAATAA
- the hsrA gene encoding homeostatic response regulator transcription factor HsrA, with amino-acid sequence MRILIVEDEVTLNKTIAEGLQEFGYQTDSSENYKDAEYYIGIRNYDLVLTDWMLPDGDGVDLINLIKQKSPRTAAVIISAKDDKESEIKALKAGADDYIRKPFDFDILVARIEARLRFGGTNVIKIDDLTIDPDEEKITYKGQEIELKGKPFEVLTHLARHSDQIVSKEQLLDAIWEEPELVTPNVIEVAINQIRQKMDKPLEISTIETVRRRGYRFCFPKKV; translated from the coding sequence ATGCGAATTTTAATCGTTGAAGACGAAGTAACCCTTAACAAAACCATTGCAGAAGGTTTGCAAGAGTTTGGGTATCAAACCGATAGCTCTGAAAACTATAAAGATGCTGAATACTATATTGGTATTCGCAATTATGACCTCGTTTTAACCGACTGGATGTTACCAGATGGCGATGGTGTTGATTTAATCAACCTCATTAAACAAAAATCTCCACGTACTGCTGCAGTAATTATCTCTGCAAAAGATGACAAAGAGAGTGAAATCAAAGCGCTTAAAGCTGGTGCAGATGATTACATTCGTAAACCGTTTGATTTTGATATTTTAGTTGCTCGCATTGAAGCACGCCTACGTTTTGGTGGTACCAATGTCATTAAAATTGACGATTTAACTATCGATCCAGATGAAGAAAAAATCACCTATAAAGGTCAAGAAATTGAGCTTAAAGGTAAACCGTTTGAAGTCTTAACGCACCTTGCACGCCACAGTGACCAAATCGTCTCTAAAGAACAGCTTTTAGATGCTATTTGGGAAGAGCCAGAACTTGTTACCCCAAATGTTATTGAAGTTGCTATTAACCAAATTCGTCAAAAAATGGATAAACCATTAGAAATCTCAACCATTGAGACTGTAAGACGAAGAGGTTACCGATTTTGCTTTCCCAAAAAAGTATAA